The proteins below are encoded in one region of Rhododendron vialii isolate Sample 1 chromosome 7a, ASM3025357v1:
- the LOC131334301 gene encoding pathogenesis-related thaumatin-like protein 3.5, whose translation MALVHLSLLLFSTFLGADAAVFMLENRCNATIWPGILAGAGKPQLMNGGLVLNPGQTISINAPTGWSGRVWGRTECSFDQSGRGYCATGDCGSGMEQCAGTGGAPPATLAEFTLDSPLDFYDISLVDGFNVPVSIVPSGGSGDCRPVRCLEDLNRRCPSGLQVTRNRRVVACKSACLAFNQPEYCCTGAYNSPRTCKPSVYSRVFKDSCPAAYSYAYDDSTSIVTCQGADYSISFC comes from the exons ATGGCATTAGTGCATCTTTCCCTTCTCCTATTTTCCACTTTCTTGG gtGCTGATGCGGCGGTCTTTATGTTGGAAAACAGATGCAACGCCACCATCTGGCCGGGGATCCTAGCCGGAGCTGGAAAGCCCCAGCTCATGAACGGTGGGCTTGTGCTAAATCCAGGGCAAACCATCAGCATCAATGCCCCAACAGGGTGGTCAGGACGCGTGTGGGGCCGCACAGAGTGCTCCTTCGACCAATCCGGTAGAGGGTACTGTGCCACCGGTGACTGTGGCAGCGGCATGGAGCAATGCGCTGGAACCGGCGGCGCACCGCCAGCTACACTCGCCGAGTTCACCCTAGACAGCCCGCTTGATTTCTACGATATTAGCCTCGTCGATGGGTTCAACGTTCCGGTTTCCATAGTCCCCTCTGGCGGATCAGGGGACTGCAGGCCTGTCAGGTGTCTCGAAGACTTGAACCGGCGCTGCCCCAGCGGACTGCAAGTGACGAGGAACCGACGGGTTGTGGCATGTAAGAGCGCGTGTCTGGCTTTTAACCAACCTGAGTATTGCTGCACCGGTGCTTATAATAGTCCTAGAACATGCAAGCCGTCGGTTTACTCGAGAGTGTTCAAGGATTCTTGTCCTGCGGCTTATAGCTACGCGTATGATGATTCCACCAGCATTGTTACCTGCCAAGGAGCTGATTACTCAATTAGCTTTTGTTAG
- the LOC131334302 gene encoding pathogenesis-related thaumatin-like protein 3.5 gives MSGEIRLNQGETVSITVTRSWMGQVSARTECSFDEGGRWDPLNCATGNCVSEECGRPYTTPSPTTLANFLLDGPNNTDRYSISLLAGFNIPISVVPYGGSGECRPISCLTDLNPRCPSALQVRSNGRVVGCNSACLAFDRPEYCCTGAYESPDACKPSSYSRIFKGSCPAAATYPRDDPSSFVSCKGANYLISFC, from the coding sequence ATGAGTGGCGAAATCAGGCTAAACCAGGGCGAAACTGTGAGCATCACAGTAACAAGAAGTTGGATGGGCCAAGTGTCGGCCCGCACCGAATGCTCCTTCGACGAAGGCGGTAGATGGGATCCACTAAATTGTGCCACCGGCAATTGTGTAAGTGAGGAATGTGGCAGACCCTACACAACTCCATCGCCAACCACCCTCGCCAATTTCCTCCTAGACGGACCGAACAACACAGATCGCTACTCCATTAGCCTCCTTGCCGGATTCAACATTCCAATCTCAGTAGTCCCCTATGGCGGATCAGGGGAGTGCAGGCCTATCAGCTGTCTTACGGACTTGAACCCGCGCTGCCCTAGCGCACTGCAAGTGAGGAGTAATGGGCGGGTTGTGGGGTGTAACAGCGCGTGTTTGGCTTTCGACCGACCTGAGTATTGCTGTACCGGTGCTTATGAGAGTCCTGATGCTTGCAAGCCGTCGAGTTACTCGCGAATCTTCAAGGGTTCTTGTCCCGCTGCTGCTACCTATCCCCGTGATGATCCGAGTAGCTTTGTTTCGTGCAAAGGAGCAAATTACTTGATCAGCTTTTGCTGA
- the LOC131332583 gene encoding pathogenesis-related thaumatin-like protein 3.5: MAFFLVSLLLVSTFFGGDAAVLTLQNRCTTKIWPGIAGPPVKPELTDNGFTLSPSQTLNISAPAGWSGEVWARTGCSFDKAGGVNCTSGNCDGGVEECGGTSGGPPPATFAIFMLDDQVDSYAVDLIAGFNIPISIVPSRGSGDCKPVRCLTDLNMHCPSKLQVRRNGRVVACKSACSAFNHPEDCCTGAYDNPKACKPSSYSKFFKDSCPAAYSYPYDDSTSIFTCKGADYLISFC; encoded by the exons ATGGCATTTTTCCTTGTTTCTCTTCTCCTAGTTTCCACTTTCTTTG gTGGAGATGCCGCTGTCTTAACTTTGCAAAACAGATGCACGACCAAAATCTGGCCAGGGATCGCAGGCCCGCCTGTAAAGCCTGAACTCACGGACAACGGATTCACCTTGAGTCCAAGCCAAACCCTCAACATTAGCGCCCCAGCAGGGTGGTCAGGGGAAGTGTGGGCCCGCACCGGATGCTCCTTTGACAAAGCTGGGGGAGTAAATTGTACCAGTGGCAACTGTGACGGCGGCGTAGAGGAATGTGGAGGAACTTCCGGTGGTCCACCACCGGCTACTTTCGCCATTTTCATGCTAGACGACCAGGTTGATTCCTATGCTGTTGACCTCATTGCAGGATTCAACATACCAATTTCCATAGTTCCCTCTCGTGGGTCAGGGGATTGTAAGCCTGTCAGGTGTCTTACGGACTTGAACATGCACTGCCCTAGCAAACTGCAGGTAAGAAGGAACGGGCGGGTTGTGGCGTGTAAGAGCGCGTGTTCGGCCTTCAACCACCCCGAGGATTGTTGCACGGGTGCTTACGACAATCCTAAAGCTTGCAAGCCGTCAAGTTACTCAAAATTCTTCAAGGATTCTTGTCCCGCGGCCTATAGCTATCCTTACGATGATTCGACGAGCATTTTTACATGCAAGGGAGCTGATTACTTGATTAGCTTTTGTTGA
- the LOC131334304 gene encoding pathogenesis-related thaumatin-like protein 3.5 — MALFLLSPLLVFTFLGGDATVFTLQNRCTTKIWPGIAGPPVKPELMDNGVALSPSQTINISAPAGWSGDVWARTGCSFDKAGGVNCTSGNCDGSIEECGSIYSLPLATFANFLLDDQFDSYAINLVEGFNIPISIVPSGGSGDCRPVRCLTDLNIHCPSKLQVRRNGRVVACKSACTAFKQPEYCCTAAYDNPNGCKPSSYSKFFKDSCPAAYTSFLDNPTSIFTCKGADYLISFC, encoded by the exons ATGGCATTATTCCTTCTTTCTCCTCTCCTAGTTTTCACTTTCTTAG GTGGAGATGCCACTGTCTTTACTTTGCAAAACAGATGCACAACCAAAATCTGGCCAGGGATTGCAGGCCCGCCAGTAAAGCCTGAACTCATGGACAACGGAGTTGCCTTGAGTCCAAGCCAAACCATCAACATTAGCGCCCCAGCAGGGTGGTCTGGGGACGTGTGGGCCCGCACCGGATGTTCCTTTGACAAAGCTGGGGGAGTAAATTGTACCAGTGGCAACTGTGACGGCAGCATAGAGGAATGTGGATCTATTTACAGTCTACCACTGGCGACTTTCGCTAATTTCTTGCTAGACGACCAGTTTGATTCCTATGCTATTAACCTCGTTGAAGGATTCAACATTCCAATTTCCATAGTTCCCTCTGGTGGGTCAGGGGATTGTAGGCCTGTAAGGTGTCTTACAGACTTGAACATCCACTGCCCTAGCAAACTGCAGGTAAGAAGGAATGGGCGGGTTGTGGCATGTAAGAGCGCGTGTACGGCTTTCAAGCAACCCGAGTATTGTTGCACTGCTGCTTATGACAATCCTAATGGTTGCAAGCCGTCAAGTTACTCGAAATTCTTCAAGGATTCTTGTCCCGCAGCCTATACCAGTTTCCTCGACAATCCGACGAGCATTTTTACATGCAAGGGAGCTGATTACTTGATTAGCTTTTGTTGA